The following nucleotide sequence is from Podospora bellae-mahoneyi strain CBS 112042 chromosome 1 map unlocalized CBS112042p_1, whole genome shotgun sequence.
AGCTCCGGTCCAGGTCGATGGTGATATCGGAGGCGGGCATTGTGGAGGTTGTTTGGTGCGTTGTGCGCTTCTTACTGAATTGTTCGGTGGTTCGAGGAAGTTGTTGGTAGAGAAGACTCCTGACGAGTATATACTAGAAGTGTAACCCTCCACGACAGAATACAGTGGACTGAAGAGCAACAGAAGGTCACCCACTTATCAAGTGGAACCTCATGACGCAGGTCCATGGTGATACTGGAGGTGTGAGCACAACAGATTGTGAAGCAGCTTCTAGATGCTCTATGCTGCGCCATGACGCAAGCACCCCAACGCGTAAGTGGATATACAACATATCCCTGAGAACCGGTGAGTAGGCCTTGCCTATTACAGGATCGGATTCTGGCCTCGTGGGATCTCGAGACCCGGCGGGACTCGGAGATTGCCCTATCTTACAAGATAAGACTTCAGACTATTCACTTGAGaggctcatcatcatcatcaaaaagaGCGTTTCGAATCTAGCTCCAATGACCGGTGCCCGGACATATCTAATATGTGGGTAACGCACCCGACAACTCTGATACCGCGCTCAAAGAAGCGTGGACAATGACCACCGCGGCCAATCGAATCTCTCTCTCGTGGCCCAAACCACGGCCAAACTCTTTATAAGCGCAATTTCCCCTGCAATATTACATTTTCTTTAACAAACCACTTCTGTTGGTTTTTTACACCTCAATACAGAATCACATATGGAGCTCTGCCTCTACCAAAGCAGCCGCCGGGcttgcccctcccccgacaGCTCAGTCAGAAAGCACCCTCGAGCTAGACACACGTCCCTCCGGTGAAGAACGTATCCGTAACTACTCCGGCTACAACAAATCCGGAAGCCACCAGCGACAACCCTCCGCCTCTTTCTATCCCGAAGCAGATTCCACCTTGGTAGACGGCTACAACGCCCACTACCAGCGCCGGAGTCGCATGCGGTAGATACCTTCATCGCCACACCTCACGAAGGGCTCCTCCCACCGTCGCAGAGGAAGATCCATGTCGTCAAGTGATAGGAACCGGGAAACAGAAACTTGGAGTGACCGAAGACGTCAGAACTACACTGATATGGAAGGCAACCCGGCGTTTGTGTTTGACGCCATTGCTGTTAGCAGTGGTGATAGCGCTGAACAGAAGAGGGGCGAGAGACAGAAGACGGGCGGAAAGGGAAGCGGCTGGAAGAGAGCGAGCGGGAGGCGGCGTCGGGGTCGTCTTTGCGGAGAGGGGCGCAGGAGTATTCGTATGATGGCTTGGATATATGCTTGATCGGcggtcgttgaggaggataaggggggttggttggttgatgAGTTTTGAACCGCTTAGGGGCGGGGGCTGAGAGAGCCTCGAAGGCGGTAGGGTTCTCTGGGTGATGGTCAAgtatggtggtgtggtggttgagcaTGTGTTTTTAGAGTAGAGTAGGTAGAGTTGAGCTGGACTTGACGATTGGTGAGCAATGAATGAATGGTAAGAGCAGATTAATAAGAGAAAGATTGTGATGTGACTGTTACAAAAGAAGAATGTGATGGTGTGACAGTTCATCGCCCAAAACACAGCCGTGTAAACCATGTTTACACCACATCCATTCTCAAAAAAAGGGTTAGttcaccaaacaacaaccccctctgACTAGGGGTCATGTCAGAAAGTGGAGCCGGGCCCCTGAAACAATGTCATAAAGGTTCCGGCGCAGACAAAACATGGCAAGCAGACGAAAACAttggaagaaagaaataGGTTTTATGTTGAAATGTTGTATTATTGATTATGATGGGAAGCAAACCTGCGCAGTAGATAAAATTAGCACACGATATACGACACTTATACCGCTCACCCCTGAGACTCCTCCCCGTTTTTATACTCACGTGCAAGATTATCAACCGCCTGCACCCTTCTCAAAGCCGGAGTGCAACGAGAATGATCAAGTTGGGGAGCccgccgaggctgccaagtAGTGATGGGAGCGACAGCTGGAGTTGGATGTGGGATATTGACAATGCCAGGTTGTTCACCCCTCGCAATGCGGGAGACAAAGGAaagagggtgatgaagagaGGAACCGGCAGCCTGTCCCTGCGAAGGTTCAGGAGATCTGCGGTCAACTACCTGTGGTTGTCTCTCGACAGtatggaaaggggggataTGGGACCGTCTGATCCGCTCGTCATCTTTACTGCCAGTGAGCAAATCCAGATAAAGGGCACTCATATCATGGAGATTTTCAGGAAGATCTCCCGGGGATGGTCCCTTGCCCTTTGGTTTCGTAGGCCGAGGCTTGATCTGCTCCCAATCACCAGAAAAGGGCCCAAGAATTGGCTGCTCGCTGGGAGCGATGCTGCCAGCTTGGCTTGATCTGCTGGATTGGGACATAATGGTAGAGTAGGTAGTGAGTCTGAAGACTGAAAAGGCACTTGAACGATGTGATGTAGATCGTCACCGAAGGATAACTAGGTAGTATCTTGAAGGTGTGGTCTTTACAGTTAGTTCTAGACAGATTGCTTGCAGAGTAAACCGATAATATCAGGCTTCTCCGTCTTCTTTAATAGCATGTTGAGACGCTGGTTGGCTTCCAGAGTGTTCGGTGTTCTCTGTCAGTATACCCAGTCTCTTTGTTCTTGTTCACCTGGAGTGAAGCTATTGTCATGCCTGACAACACAGTGAACAAAGCGATTGTGTGGTGTCTGGACGCTCAACCTGAACaaagcgaaaaaaaaaaaacggatCTGCGGCCCGGGTGAGCCAAGAAGTGCACCAGAACATCCCGAAAGCTCCAGCCGTATCCCAGAGAATCCACCATCATGATTTCCAGTTTGTGAGCTACGGCGTGATTCTTGGATAAGAACGATCGGATTTCCGTGTCGGTCCGAGTATTTCCACAGTACAGCGGTCTACTGGGCTCTATCCCCCGAACCGCCTTTAGCCGTAAATTGAGGTCAGCAACACCCTTCCGTCATGTTGGTGAGCCAGATTGACGGACTTCCCCAGAAGCTTGCACAAGCGACCTAAAAATGTGCGGTTGGTTATTACAGGAAGTCGCCGATCTGAGATTGCGTGCCATCGCTCATTTCAGATTTCCCGGATGGCGGGAGCAAGCCCTGGTAGAGAGACAATTGAGGACCGGGAACCAGTATGTGTAATGAGTTGGGCCCAGGGTCAACAAGGTATAAAGACCTCGGCTGAGACAGATGTTATTTGTCATTTGTTCTCTTCTCCAGGATAGGTGCCAAAATGGGTCTGAAGCAAACCGCAATCTTTGCCCTTGGGGTGGCCCAGGCCTGGACTGCATctgccaccaacaacaagagacAAGATACAACCAAGTATTGCCCAGGAAACACACAAATATGCTTTTCCGAGTTCAAGGTGCCAACCCACGACGTCATCTACCGGATCGCTATCCCTGACGTTGCCGCCGCGCCGTTCGACGTCTTGTTGCAGATAGTGGCTCCAGTCTCCaaggctggctgggctggcatCGCATGGGGCGGGAAAATGGCCACGAATCCCTTGACGGTAGGATGGCCGAATGGTAACACTGCGGTGGTCTCATCTCGTTGGAGCACGTAAGTGGATTTCGAGATACTAGCCGGCACTCGGGCCTTCAGCTAATACCCATGGCTAGGGGGAGAAACGTACCTGGCGCGTATGCAGGCGCGACGTACACAGTCcttccaaccaccaacaccaacgaaACACACTGGCAGTTGGATGTGCTGTGCCGAGGGTGTAGTGAGTGGGCAGGCGGCTCCTTGGACCCCAACGGTGTCAACACGCTAGCCTGGGCCAAGAATGCCCGTGTGGTCAATacagccaccagcaacacgAGCTCTTTTGGAATCCACGATGGGCGAGGCGCCTGGTCTCATGACTTTAGCCAAGCCAGAATTCCAAAGGGTGTCTTTGATGCGGTCGCTTACGACCTGGAGAACCAACCGGTGTCCAGTTCCAGCGCGGCTTCGAGCGCGAGTTTCAGCACGAGCCTGACTTCGAGCTCAAGCGCTGCGGTCGTGTCAACATCGGTTGTGGTCCTTCCGCGgccatcaaccacatccACGACGGTCATAGTCGCTCCTAGCACCatttcctcaacaacaagcaaggCGGCACTGACCTCGAGCTCATCTACCACCCCAGCCGGCCCACAGACAACATATGTTTTCATCACGACTAGAGTTTCTCAGCttccaccaagaccaacaacGCCGTCTCCAAGTATCGTGACAGTGACGGTAACTGTCCGGCCGacgccaaccaccacacaggTCACCCCTCCgtggggaggtggcggaggtggaggagggcccCCATGGGGCAAGGGtaaaggcggcggcggtggtggaggaaaggGCTGGGGGCGACGTCGGTTGGCTGCGAGAccggtggaagaggaggagtagATTTTGCCGCGGAAAGGGAGTAGGAAGGAGGCATCCAGAGAAATACATACTAGAGGCGTATAAATGGCCATCATCTCGAGGTTATGCTCCAATTCCACACAGCTATCACCCAAAGTTTACAGTTCGGACTCAAAAACGAACTCGCCGTCATGGTCAAACTCGTCTTCCCATTCCACCTCATCGTAGTCATCGCATTCATCGTCGTAATCGCTACACCCCTCAAAGTCAGACTGCATTTCAGCGATATTTGTATCAACCTGTTTCCCGCCGTAAAAGAGACAGTGGTCGCCCCCATATCCCTGCACAACATACAAACGGCGGCGTGCCACAGTGATAGAATCACCAGATGACGCATGCCTTTCGTCAATATCGAACGGTTGGTTGCGCAGATCAAGGAGCCCCAGATTCACCGCCAAGCTCTTGTCCTGCTGCAGCTCATCTAGCGAAGCACCTGAGATGGCGCCTTGAATCATCCATCGAGTATCATTTTTCACCCCAATTTGAACATTCACGGGAGTGACATCGGGGCCACCGATGACGACGGAGCGAGTAAACAGGCAGCCGCAAAATATGGCGGAGAGTGCTTTATCTGAGAGCATGGGTGCGTTTTCAAAATGTATGTGCTCAAGTTTGGGGCACAGGGTGCCGAGTTGTTCCACGCCAGCATTGGTGATtttgatgaggttgttgtttttgtaCCTGACGGATCGAAGTCTTTTGCTGATTTTGGAGGAGACGTTCATGATAGCGTTGAGGTGCTCACTATGTAGAGGTACGACATGAGGCTCTGTGGATGCATGCTGCCAGTTTGGGGGCCACTGGGCTACCTACTCCTTCAAGTCAAAAGTCGGACGTATCATCAAACTCGATGCTCCGAATAGCGCGGGTAAACTTCCCAGGCTCCCAGTCCTCCTCAGCTTTCACTAGCAGTACCTCTTTCGCGGGGAACAGCAGAGGTTCGTAGATTCCGTGTTTGAAGAACCCTTGACGGAAGTCAACCATACCCGGCAGTCTGCGGGTCAGCTTCTCGTTCTTGCTGACATTGTCGACTTTGTCGAATTCGAGTCTGTCTCTTGCTTCGACGCGTGGTCTCTTTCGGCTTCTTTGGGAGAAGTGGTCTGTGCACCAGCAAAGTGGCACGCGTGGCCACGTGATCTTTCTTGGCGGTGAAATGCTCACTCTTGTGTCAACCTCACTCCCCCACTGCACAGCAAACCCgtgtgttgttgaggaatACAAGatggttttttctttccaaATGGAAATTTGGAAGCCATGAATACAGTGCAGTATGTTTCTCAAGTCACACCGCAACCCCAGGGGCCAGCAGGTCAACTCACCGATGCTGGTGCTGTGGCGCCTCCCCACCTATCAACATCCATGACACAGAGCAGGCCAGCCCTGAAGGGGCACCACAAGACCGCGTGAAGGTCCCTTGAGCCACGCCGTCGAAGGATTCTCTAATCCTACATCGCATGAGCATGGTCCTTCAAATCCCAGCAGCATACAGTGCTTGAAACGTTGGAGGAAGCCACCGACCTTGGAACACGCTCCGTTTGATGATTGGATATCCTCCTGCACGCCCGCCTCTTCCAATGCCTGGATCCATCTCTTGGAAAGGCTGGTTTTAAAGCATGGTGGTCTCCCTCACCGCACTATCCCCCACGCGTCGCTTTTCCCACCGTTGTCGATGGAGTCCACAACACTAGCTCCACCAGGGCCTGATGTGTCCAAGGCTTCCTTAGTGGTAGGCACGATATCATTCCTGCACCTCATATCATGGACGCTGTATGCCGCTCGCATCTGGACTCGTATGCGACCGATATCACGCCTATTCGTCGATGATTATCTGATCACTCTTGCTGTGGTATGAGAATCCGCATCATTTGACCAGCTAACTCCAAGTACTAATCATCTACTAAGCTCTTTGACCTGGCGTCGTATATTTTCTTGATGATAGCGGTTCATTACGGCATTGGTCGACATAATTACTACGTCCCGACAGATCAGGAAGTCCTTGCGGAAAAATGGCTGTtcctcagccagccagtcTTCCCCTGGAGtctcgccttctccaagatGAGCATTGCGTGTATGCTTATTCGGATTCGTCGAGATCAGCGcgtttgggcttggggaaTGTACTTCATCATGGCGTTTGTGGTGCTCACTGCCATCAACACAAACGCCTTCCAACTCTCACTGTGCCGACCGCTCTGGGCTGTGTGGGACCACAGTAATTCTGAGGCCCAATGCATGGATATGACTGTGGCGCAAACATCAATCTATGTCAACTCTGCACTCAACATTGTGACAGATTTTGCTTTAAGCTTGGCCGTATGGAGTTTCTGTCATAAAAACGCGGAATCATTGCCAATACTGACGATTGCTAGCCCGTCACGTTTATTGTCCACCTACAGCGACCACTCAGGGAGAAGATTGCGGTCGCTTTCATAATGGGTTTGGGCATATTTGCGAGTAGTGCCTGCATTGCGAAAACCTTCCATGTCAAAGACTACGGAAAAACAGGTGACAGTCTCATGGATTGTGTACCTATAACGATTTGGAGCATGGTAGAAATGCAGCTTGCGTGAGTTTCCATATTGCTGAGCCGCGTCATTATGCCCGACTAATCTTTCGTTGTCAGGATAATTGCAAGCTGCATTCCCTGTCTCAAACAACTCTTCGAACGAGGCTTACGACGATTCGGTCTCTTGAGCACCCAGGACGCTGGCGACTCCTTCACTGGCAGCCGGAACTACCAGACCTATCCTGGGCCGAACTTCAGGACTCGCCAAGAGACAAGCGATGAGTACGGCCACCACCTTACTTCGATACAACAGTCCCCACGGAGTCCTCGGTGCAACAAAGCAGCGAGGAACTCCGGGGTGGAGGCAGAAAGCATAGAGAGCAGCGAGATACCCATTATGAGACCAGACTCCACAAGCACTGATTACATACAGACGCTGTCAGCACCACCCGGACGAGGATCATTTTACTTCAACTTTGTGGTGAATCCCGGTCTTAACCCAAACCAAAGGGATGATAGAGGACCAAGGCCGGAAAGGTGGTGAGAGGAGGTGGCGTCAGCACATCTCTGTCAAATACCAAAGCCGTCGTGAACAGAGCAAATATCAAGAAATGTGCATATCTCATTGGACCCATAGGCTGATCTGACTACACCCATCATGACAGTCTATCCCGGTATTCAACCTTGCAGTGAGCTAATTCCTTCCCGTCGGAAAATCATcacaaagaagaagaggttaGCACTGCCCTTCTCAACCGCCAAGGTGAACTTGACATCTGTCGAATGTTCCTTGTTACCTCATTGATAGAGAGGCCCTTTATTGATCTCATGCGACAACTCACCATACCACCTACAGGTTAGTTCGCTATTAGCCATAAAATGCCACATAAATATGCACCGGACAGGAAATTTACTTCGCTTGTTGAAATATGAGGGCGGGATCTCCTCTGTGCAGAGCCAAAGCTTGTGCGTAAGCCTGAGAGACGTAAGATGTGTCATCAACGTATGTCTGGAATCCGGATGGTTATTGTCTCCTTCAGTTTGCGACCATCTTCAATATCAACACCCTATTAAGGAGATCTCAGCCGTCATTGAGCAAGgaatctctctctctctctctctctctacacacatatatatatatatatatatcagGGTACTCACAGGCTTGATCAGTCGCACCATCTTGTCCCCGGGGAGCTGGTAGTAGGAGCCCAATGTACTCGTGCTGCACCCGTACCCAGATGAATCAAGTCTGATGCCATAGCTGCAATTGGCACGTCGACTTTGTACGACTTGTGAACCTCTATTTTAGGTCTTCGAGCTTTCATAGGGCTGCTACACGACACGCCAGTGACCATCTATAACTTCTGTTAGAAGGCTATCGCTGAAAGACATCCAGCCACCTACCTCCTGTCCCACTTGGCAGACTGAGACATTGCTCTCCCGACTCTCCATGGCAGTGTGTACTCTGTGCCAAAGGTGCATGTTGTCTCCGAAACCGCCAACAAGCAAGACAGCCTGATGGATGAAATCTAAGTCAGTTTCAGCAAGGGCTCTTCGCAGGAATTGAAGACTTACAAGCTCAGAAGAGGAGATTCCTCCAGGATGTTGAGTCCCGGAATGGTCTTCGATACCTGGTAGCTCGACCAAGTATGGAGACAGGGAATCACACACGTTCGAAGGCTGGTATGCCAAACTGCGTTTGGCTCCTGTCTCAAAGTCCCGCATCattctttcccttttcttggCGGTCATTGTATTGTAAACAGCGCTCATGCTACCCTTCAAATGGTTTTCGAAGCCCATATCGACGAATACGGCAACACAAAGCCCCCCCTGCCAAGATCAAAGTTAGTCCTGATGGTGGGAAACCATGACAAGTTGGCAAATATATCAGGCTAAAGTCACACATAGCTGTACCTGGAACACATTCTGCAACTGTGAAGGGATCTACGCTCGTGACTCTGTAGCTGATGAGATCCTGACGGCCAATTAGTTAACCATGTGTTGAACACAGCACAAGTTTGAAGACCATGTGATGATAGTAGTCTTGTTATGCTTCGAGTGTTGAAAGGTGCGGGCGCTGTTCCCCAAAGCTGCGTCGTCAAAACTCGACTTCTGAACGCCCTTGTTGTTCGGAAAAGAGGGATGAAAATCCAAGCGAAAGAAGTGACAGAAGATATGGCCCAGGTAAATTGTTGCTTCGTGAGAAAGCGGATCTTTTACCGACGAAAAACAATGGCTTTCACAGAAGTGAATAGGAGCCCGTGCCCCACCTCACCTTTTCGTCCCGTGGTGTCGGAAACCTATCAGCGACCGCtgcggaagaggatggatgaGGCGGCGCTGACATTTCTTGAATCCAAGCGGCTGCGACGCGTTTGATGCCATTTCGCCCCCCACGGCTGGCGACATACCGCGTTTCTTGCATCCAGCGCCCACACCATGTTGAGTATCAACTTGGACGGCGAACTGATCACAGGCTTTTTCCGCGTTGCTTTCCCATCATGAGACTGAGGCTGAAGTCGCCCGCGCTGGACCGCAAGCTGCATGAATGGCTAAGGGCATGGATGCTTACAGGACCTCAGCGGCACACTCTCCTCGTTCTCTCCATCTGGTGCCATATTCAAACCCACGCGATGTTCTAATCCGACACGTGGGGGAACCCTGAACCGAGAAAAGGGAAGTATGCCCCTAAGTGTCTTGAACAACAGTGATGGAATGATTTAGGAAACCACAGAGATAAGAGTGATAGTTATGAATATCCAGTCCATAACTATAATACAATGCTTCTGGATAGATCGGCAGGTTTCCCTTCCAGTGATCGTATGATCAATTCCCTTATCAGCTAGCTTTCTAGTTGACCCCCTTCCGTTCCCCAAGCTCGACACAGCTCTCATGACCTACACCTTTTTAAATACTCAGGATTCACCCTGCCCGAACACTGACATTGATCGGAAGCAAACAGGGCTCCCATTCCCAAAGACGCGCAGATTACGCTTGGCAGGCACGTACACCTGTGCTGCCTGAGCTTGCTATGATCTGAATCGGATCCCCAGCTGACCCATCCTTCGACCATGTGTGCCAAGAGATGGCCTCGTTAAATTAATACGTGATCCCTTTCGCTTCAAAGATATCTTCAAGATTATTCCAGTTTATCAAATGGACGGGGCCGATTATGATGATGACTCTCGATTGATCGGCGGGCTTATCGCTGTGGGCGACCTCTCTTCCGAGCCAGTCAAGCCGGCAGGCAAGTGAGTTCATCCAAGAAGTGATACGGACATGGCTTGCAATGCCGCGGACAGGATCAAAAGTAATGACAATACAGTGCATAGTCAGACTACACAGGTTTATTACACATTTTACTTCTTGAACTACCAtccacacccctccccagcttTCCCTCTTTTGCCCTAGAACTCCCCGATTACCCCCTTTGCCAAATATCCGCATCAAGTCCCACGCCATCACTCACCACACGGATCTCTCCCATACCGCGCGCCTATCCCAAAAGCCCTCAGCTTCCTTTTCACCAACATCATAACTTGAGCTGCCTGTCCACGGTAAGAACCAAAGCGAAGCTCTACAGTGGCCCATCCCTCAACTTTATGGCGGTGGgcaaccacctcttccatCTGAAAGTCAATCCCGTGAGACACAAACACTCTCTCCAGGTTTCCGTACTCCAAAAAGCGCGCCGGCCCACTGATGACAATAACCCTTGTATTCTCTCTCGGTGTCTCCTTCTGTGCCACTCTGATCCGGTTGGGCCTCACGCGCGCCATTCTCCCCTTGACCAGCCAGCCCCCAGCTTGACTCTGATCGCCATGCGAGGCCAGAAACCGCTGGGCTGATTGAACATCGAAGAAAGTAATTTTCGCTGCGGCAGAAGTGTGACATCGAGCAGAGTCTGGGTAGTTGATGACCGTGGCCCAGATGCGACCCGTTTTGCGGATGCATCCTAGGAGACCCTTGGTATCGATGTCGGATGGCAGCCCGGTCACCTAGACcgaggtgttgaggtggtCATCTATATCTGCTGACCAGTTCGCCTCGCAGGCGGGATTTCCTTCGTAATTCGCCGACATTCCTGGCGGGCGAGGTACAGGAGACAGGGCGGGTTGAATGCCCATCGAGAGGTGGGGATGACCGGCAGGTGGCATgagatgttgatgatgatggagggtcggttcttggtggtgctgtctcACGAGGGATTCGTTATCATGACCATGAACAATGATGGGTTGGAAAGTGGCTGCACTGCTTGGTTCTCCGTGTGTACCTGTAGAGTGGGTGTTGTTGCGCTCATAATACTGACTCGGAAGGCAAATGGGGTCGGTGCTATCGCAGCTAGGATCGGTTGAGTACTGCGTAGAAAACAAAAGGTCAGCCAAGTGATCCCCGAGATTAATAGGGGAAGATTGTTGCCATAAGCTCACATGAAGCGCATAGAATGATGACAAGTCTGTCGAGGGAGTCCTCAAGACCCAGTTATCAGCCTCGTATCTCCAGACCGCTACCCACGGACTGGAGACCATGCTGTGGCTGACTTCAGAGAGGTGATAAAGATGGGGGCTCATCTTGGTCGTGTCGGTCGATAGCGGGAGTGGAACTTGGGAGGTCTGGCAACCAACGGTCAAAGGCACACGGTAGCTGTTTGGATCGTAGAAATCAGAGACCGTCATCTGATGGATATGCGATTGATGACGCGGGTTGAGCCCTGTGGTTTGATCGATATTTGAAGGAAGATAGTGGGTCGGTCAGATTGAAGGGTTTCAAGTAGGTATTCTGGCTTGTGGACGATTGGGGCCCGTATTGAGACTTGTAGTTGAAAGTGGTGAATGCCTTGGGCCGATTGTGAACGAGAAAATGGTGAAGGAAAGGTCCGAGCCGCGAAGAAAAGCGCAGAGATTGCGGAACAGTCGCTTGGTAATAAAAGCAGTGAC
It contains:
- a CDS encoding uncharacterized protein (CAZy:AA8; EggNog:ENOG503PMZP; COG:S); its protein translation is MGLKQTAIFALGVAQAWTASATNNKRQDTTKYCPGNTQICFSEFKVPTHDVIYRIAIPDVAAAPFDVLLQIVAPVSKAGWAGIAWGGKMATNPLTVGWPNGNTAVVSSRWSTGRNVPGAYAGATYTVLPTTNTNETHWQLDVLCRGCSEWAGGSLDPNGVNTLAWAKNARVVNTATSNTSSFGIHDGRGAWSHDFSQARIPKGVFDAVAYDLENQPVSSSSAASSASFSTSLTSSSSAAVVSTSVVVLPRPSTTSTTVIVAPSTISSTTSKAALTSSSSTTPAGPQTTYVFITTRVSQLPPRPTTPSPSIVTVTVTVRPTPTTTQVTPPWGGGGGGGGPPWGKGKGGGGGGGKGWGRRRLAARPVEEEE
- a CDS encoding uncharacterized protein (EggNog:ENOG503PNVX) translates to MESTTLAPPGPDVSKASLVVGTISFLHLISWTLYAARIWTRMRPISRLFVDDYLITLAVLFDLASYIFLMIAVHYGIGRHNYYVPTDQEVLAEKWLFLSQPVFPWSLAFSKMSIACMLIRIRRDQRVWAWGMYFIMAFVVLTAINTNAFQLSLCRPLWAVWDHSNSEAQCMDMTVAQTSIYVNSALNIVTDFALSLAPVTFIVHLQRPLREKIAVAFIMGLGIFASSACIAKTFHVKDYGKTGDSLMDCVPITIWSMVEMQLAIIASCIPCLKQLFERGLRRFGLLSTQDAGDSFTGSRNYQTYPGPNFRTRQETSDEYGHHLTSIQQSPRSPRCNKAARNSGVEAESIESSEIPIMRPDSTSTDYIQTLSAPPGRGSFYFNFVVNPGLNPNQRDDRGPRPERW
- a CDS encoding uncharacterized protein (EggNog:ENOG503PHMZ), with protein sequence MTVSDFYDPNSYRVPLTVGCQTSQVPLPLSTDTTKMSPHLYHLSEVSHSMVSSPWVAVWRYEADNWVLRTPSTDLSSFYALHYSTDPSCDSTDPICLPSQYYERNNTHSTGTHGEPSSAATFQPIIVHGHDNESLVRQHHQEPTLHHHQHLMPPAGHPHLSMGIQPALSPVPRPPGMSANYEGNPACEANWSADIDDHLNTSVTGLPSDIDTKGLLGCIRKTGRIWATVINYPDSARCHTSAAAKITFFDVQSAQRFLASHGDQSQAGGWLVKGRMARVRPNRIRVAQKETPRENTRVIVISGPARFLEYGNLERVFVSHGIDFQMEEVVAHRHKVEGWATVELRFGSYRGQAAQVMMLVKRKLRAFGIGARYGRDPCGE